A stretch of the Hypnocyclicus thermotrophus genome encodes the following:
- a CDS encoding glutamine synthetase III family protein yields MAEFNFKEKSVSELYGENCFSDSVLRKRVPKSIYKEFKEVQNGEKTLDLAVAEVIANAMKDWALEKGATHYTHWFQPLTGSTAEKHDSFISPTFDGQVIMEFSGKELVQGEPDASSFPNGGLRATFEARGYTAWDTTSPAFLKEDEKGTTLYIPTAFVSYTGEALDKKVPLLRSMDAVGKAALRVLKALGNTTSKKVVPTVGPEQEYFLVDRDFFFKRPDLMLSGRTVLGAMPSKGQELSDHYFGRIKERVAAFMRELDYELWKLGVASKTKHNEVAPNQFEVALVFSTVNQATDQNQITMETIEKVALRHGLVALLHEKPFAGVNGSGKHNNWSLATDDGINLLEPGKNPHENAQFLVFLTAIIEAVNKYQGLLRMSAASAGNDHRLGGHEAPPAIISMFLGDQLAEILENLVKGQTNEAKEGQLLEIGVDALPKLPKDLTDRNRTSPFAFTGNKFEFRMVGSNQSLAGPNVILNTAVAEVLNKFADKLEKADDKISAIQKLVIDSYKENNRIVFNGDGYSEEWKVEAEKRGLLNLKDTVSALEIGVTDLAYELFESQKVLSKDELDSRFDIYCETYAKNLNIEATVMLDMVKSYIFPACNDYALKLAETINQVKEAMPESEILTLPQKRILKSILENCKVLKQKEIELEKLLEEVPSIESNHELAKFYRDKVKAKMAEIREASDALEKLVDRKTWPFPTYEDLLFKL; encoded by the coding sequence TTGGCAGAATTTAATTTTAAAGAAAAATCTGTTAGTGAATTATACGGAGAAAATTGTTTTAGTGACTCAGTTCTTAGAAAAAGAGTTCCAAAATCAATTTACAAAGAATTTAAAGAAGTACAAAATGGAGAAAAAACTCTTGATCTTGCTGTGGCAGAAGTTATAGCAAACGCAATGAAGGATTGGGCTTTAGAAAAAGGAGCCACTCATTATACTCACTGGTTTCAACCATTAACTGGTTCAACTGCTGAAAAACATGATTCTTTTATTTCGCCTACTTTTGATGGTCAAGTAATTATGGAATTTTCTGGAAAAGAATTAGTACAAGGAGAACCAGATGCTTCATCATTTCCAAATGGTGGACTAAGAGCTACATTTGAAGCTAGAGGATATACTGCATGGGATACTACTTCACCTGCATTTTTAAAAGAAGATGAAAAAGGAACTACTTTATATATACCAACTGCTTTTGTTTCATATACTGGTGAAGCATTAGATAAAAAAGTTCCATTACTTAGATCAATGGATGCTGTTGGAAAAGCTGCTCTTAGAGTATTAAAAGCTTTAGGAAATACTACTTCAAAAAAAGTTGTTCCTACTGTTGGACCAGAACAAGAATATTTTTTAGTTGATAGAGATTTCTTCTTTAAAAGACCTGATTTAATGTTGTCAGGAAGAACAGTTTTAGGAGCTATGCCTTCAAAAGGTCAAGAATTAAGTGACCATTATTTTGGAAGAATTAAAGAAAGAGTTGCTGCTTTTATGAGAGAACTTGATTATGAATTATGGAAACTTGGAGTAGCATCTAAAACAAAACATAATGAAGTTGCTCCAAATCAATTTGAAGTTGCTTTAGTATTTAGTACTGTAAACCAAGCAACAGATCAAAATCAAATAACAATGGAAACAATAGAAAAAGTAGCTTTAAGACACGGATTAGTTGCTTTATTACATGAAAAACCATTTGCTGGAGTTAATGGTTCTGGTAAACATAATAACTGGTCATTAGCTACAGATGATGGAATAAACTTATTAGAACCTGGTAAAAATCCTCATGAAAATGCTCAATTTTTAGTATTCTTAACTGCTATTATTGAAGCTGTGAATAAATATCAAGGGTTACTAAGAATGAGTGCTGCTAGTGCTGGAAATGATCATAGATTAGGAGGGCATGAAGCTCCACCTGCTATAATCTCTATGTTCTTAGGAGACCAATTAGCAGAAATTTTAGAAAACTTAGTAAAAGGACAAACTAACGAAGCAAAAGAAGGTCAATTATTAGAAATAGGAGTAGATGCGCTACCTAAATTACCTAAAGATTTAACAGATAGAAACAGAACTTCTCCTTTTGCATTTACTGGAAATAAATTTGAATTTAGAATGGTTGGTTCAAATCAATCATTGGCAGGACCAAATGTTATATTAAATACAGCAGTTGCTGAAGTATTAAATAAATTTGCTGATAAATTAGAAAAAGCTGATGATAAAATTTCAGCGATCCAAAAATTAGTTATAGATTCTTATAAAGAAAATAATAGAATTGTCTTTAATGGTGATGGATATAGCGAAGAATGGAAAGTTGAAGCTGAAAAAAGAGGATTATTGAACCTTAAAGATACAGTTTCAGCATTAGAAATAGGAGTTACTGATTTAGCTTATGAATTATTTGAAAGTCAAAAAGTACTATCAAAAGATGAATTAGATTCAAGATTTGATATTTACTGTGAAACATATGCTAAAAATCTTAATATAGAAGCTACAGTAATGTTAGATATGGTTAAATCTTATATCTTCCCTGCTTGTAATGATTATGCTTTAAAATTAGCTGAAACTATTAATCAAGTAAAAGAAGCTATGCCTGAAAGCGAAATACTTACATTACCTCAAAAAAGAATTTTGAAATCAATACTTGAAAATTGTAAAGTATTAAAACAAAAAGAAATAGAATTAGAAAAACTTCTTGAAGAAGTTCCTTCTATAGAATCTAATCATGAATTAGCTAAATTCTATAGAGATAAAGTAAAAGCAAAAATGGCTGAAATTAGAGAAGCTTCTGATGCTTTAGAAAAATTAGTTGATAGAAAAACTTGGCCATTCCCAACTTACGAAGATTTATTATTTAAATTATAA
- a CDS encoding fructose-1,6-bisphosphatase: MKSDIEYLKLLSTQYENIEKVSSEIINLRAILNLPKGTEHFLTDLHGEYKAFRHALKSASGVLKFKIDEIFISELMEKEKIELQGIIYYPEKKLKILKKKEILTKDWYKVILYRLIRVCKVVSSKYSRSKVRKALPENFRYIIEELLHLKEEDLNKKDYYNEIIETIINIGQGENFIITIANLIQRLIVDKLHIVGDIFDRGAYPHKILDLLLEHHNCDIQWGNHDILWMGAAMGNRALIATAIRISLRYGNLSLLEEGYGFNMRPLANFVQEVYKEEKNNIFNPILLKDELKEEEKKLISKMHKAIAIIQFKLEEEIIKNRKELQMENELYLSRINFDKYTINIAGKDYKLVDKYFPTIDKIAPEKLTDREEEIISYFVDSFLSNEKLQKHLKFLINKGSIYLKYNNNLLFHGCIPLDENGELKSFKFKDKEYKGKKLLDFFDHIVRKSYNFKNEKEDYRDYMWYLWRGKCSPLFGKQKMTTFLNYFINDKETIIEVKNPYYKLREKEETCKKILIDFEMNPETAHIVNGHTPVLEKRGESPIKAKGKLFVIDGGFSQAYQSKTGIAGYTLVYNSYGLRIISHKPFISVKKVLEEGDDVVLANEIIERQERQKVKDTDIGKELERKIEDLLDLLKAYNQGCIKEKI; encoded by the coding sequence ATGAAAAGTGATATTGAATATTTAAAATTATTATCAACACAGTATGAAAATATTGAAAAAGTTAGTTCTGAAATTATTAATTTAAGAGCCATACTAAATTTGCCAAAAGGAACAGAACATTTTTTAACAGATTTACATGGTGAATATAAAGCGTTTAGACATGCGTTAAAAAGTGCATCTGGAGTATTAAAATTTAAAATAGATGAGATATTTATATCTGAACTTATGGAAAAAGAAAAAATAGAATTACAAGGAATAATATATTATCCAGAAAAAAAATTAAAAATTTTAAAGAAAAAAGAAATATTAACAAAAGATTGGTATAAAGTTATACTATATAGATTGATAAGAGTATGTAAAGTAGTATCATCAAAATATAGTAGATCAAAAGTAAGAAAAGCACTTCCTGAAAATTTTAGATATATAATTGAAGAACTTTTACATTTGAAAGAAGAAGATCTTAATAAAAAAGATTATTATAATGAAATAATAGAAACAATTATTAATATAGGACAGGGCGAAAATTTTATTATTACAATAGCAAACCTTATCCAAAGATTGATTGTAGATAAACTACATATAGTAGGAGATATATTTGATAGGGGAGCATATCCACATAAAATTTTAGATTTGCTATTAGAGCATCACAATTGTGATATACAATGGGGAAATCATGATATTTTATGGATGGGGGCAGCTATGGGAAATAGAGCACTTATAGCTACAGCAATAAGAATATCATTGAGATATGGTAATTTAAGTTTATTAGAAGAGGGGTATGGATTTAATATGAGACCTCTTGCAAATTTTGTCCAAGAAGTGTACAAAGAAGAAAAAAATAATATATTTAATCCAATACTATTAAAAGATGAACTTAAAGAGGAAGAGAAAAAATTAATTTCGAAAATGCATAAGGCTATTGCAATAATTCAATTTAAATTAGAAGAAGAAATAATAAAAAATAGAAAAGAACTTCAAATGGAAAATGAACTATATTTATCGAGAATTAATTTTGATAAATATACAATAAATATAGCTGGGAAAGATTATAAATTAGTAGATAAGTACTTTCCAACAATAGATAAAATTGCTCCTGAAAAACTAACAGATAGAGAAGAAGAAATAATCTCTTATTTTGTGGACAGTTTTTTATCAAATGAAAAACTACAAAAGCATTTAAAATTTCTAATAAATAAAGGTTCTATATATTTGAAATATAATAACAATTTGCTTTTTCATGGATGTATACCTCTAGATGAAAATGGAGAATTGAAGTCTTTTAAATTTAAAGATAAAGAGTATAAAGGAAAAAAATTATTAGATTTCTTTGATCACATTGTAAGAAAATCCTATAATTTTAAAAACGAAAAAGAAGATTATAGAGACTATATGTGGTATTTATGGCGAGGAAAATGTTCACCGCTTTTTGGAAAACAAAAAATGACAACTTTTCTTAATTATTTTATAAATGATAAAGAAACAATAATAGAAGTTAAAAACCCTTATTATAAGTTAAGAGAAAAAGAAGAGACTTGTAAAAAGATTTTAATTGATTTTGAAATGAATCCGGAAACTGCTCATATAGTAAATGGACATACACCAGTATTAGAAAAAAGAGGAGAAAGTCCAATAAAAGCAAAAGGGAAATTATTTGTTATTGATGGTGGTTTTTCTCAAGCATATCAATCAAAAACAGGAATTGCAGGGTATACTTTAGTATATAATTCTTATGGACTTCGTATAATATCACATAAGCCTTTTATATCTGTAAAAAAAGTATTAGAAGAAGGAGATGATGTGGTTTTAGCAAATGAAATTATAGAAAGACAAGAAAGACAAAAAGTAAAAGATACAGATATAGGAAAAGAATTAGAAAGAAAAATTGAGGACTTATTAGATTTATTAAAAGCATATAATCAAGGCTGTATAAAGGAAAAAATCTAG
- a CDS encoding helix-turn-helix domain-containing protein produces MKKIITPNEKLKLIRKKYGLKQSEITGNIIKRNTISMIETGKNNLTEKTAKIIVDKINDILKKRGLKDKISLDYLLESVESQVKNIIKEYNLLLEKSDYSENVIIEIDNFLIDKYDSIEKINLYNKIANYYFNQQKFFKAILYYSKSLDFIINNSDDKILYQYIFNFLLSLYNLRHYEEFLTIFSLIEPKIQTLDYTNMFLLLNIRRSVYIQKKMYKKCINDIEKYNFLTQYNNIFSLISKNFLAESHYYLKNYSLASEFYSELIESKYPNLNILGRIGLCFINYELNYLNNKDECINYIKENINNLNNNYLTKQEVYCEVIKLFSKLNNYSEVDFFYKNLIKNNFIFNNNVLEITELFLKDSISQNDFENILFIEKIVLDFIHKEYISKSSTLIYQLIKYYEKNNYIDNLLKLIKNL; encoded by the coding sequence ATGAAAAAAATAATAACTCCAAATGAAAAATTAAAATTAATTAGAAAAAAATATGGATTAAAACAATCTGAAATAACAGGTAATATAATAAAAAGAAATACTATTAGCATGATAGAAACTGGAAAAAATAATTTAACCGAAAAGACGGCTAAAATAATTGTTGATAAAATAAATGATATTTTAAAAAAAAGAGGTCTTAAAGATAAAATATCTTTAGATTATTTATTAGAATCGGTTGAAAGTCAAGTAAAAAATATTATCAAAGAATATAATTTATTACTAGAAAAATCTGATTATTCTGAAAATGTTATTATAGAAATTGATAATTTTCTTATTGATAAATACGATTCAATAGAAAAAATAAATCTTTACAACAAAATAGCTAACTATTATTTTAATCAACAAAAATTTTTTAAAGCTATTTTATATTACTCAAAATCATTAGATTTCATTATAAATAATAGTGACGATAAAATACTTTATCAATATATTTTCAATTTTCTTTTATCACTTTATAATCTTAGACATTATGAAGAATTTTTAACTATTTTTTCTTTAATTGAACCAAAAATTCAGACTTTAGATTATACAAATATGTTTTTATTATTAAATATAAGAAGAAGTGTCTATATTCAAAAAAAAATGTATAAAAAATGCATAAATGATATTGAAAAATATAATTTCTTAACTCAATATAATAATATATTTTCTCTTATTTCAAAAAATTTTCTTGCTGAATCTCATTATTATTTAAAAAATTATTCTTTAGCTTCAGAATTTTATTCTGAATTAATAGAATCTAAATATCCTAATCTAAATATTTTAGGAAGAATAGGACTATGTTTTATTAATTATGAGCTAAATTATTTAAATAATAAAGATGAATGTATAAATTATATAAAAGAAAATATTAATAACTTAAATAACAACTATTTAACAAAACAAGAGGTTTATTGTGAAGTAATAAAATTATTTTCAAAACTCAATAATTATTCTGAAGTAGATTTTTTTTATAAAAATTTAATTAAAAATAATTTTATATTTAATAATAATGTATTAGAGATCACAGAATTATTTTTAAAAGATTCTATTTCTCAAAATGATTTTGAAAATATATTATTTATTGAAAAAATAGTTTTAGATTTTATACATAAAGAATATATATCTAAATCAAGTACATTAATTTATCAGTTAATTAAATATTATGAAAAAAACAATTATATTGACAATTTGTTAAAACTAATAAAAAATTTATAA
- a CDS encoding DUF3783 domain-containing protein — MSFTKIDENSIERPEGKNCILAYGYSQEENSIINEFSKKIGIEHFIHIPTEKTHHTLEELVINNLDNSTSISKINEKAIVFNAVSDKELNEFISKFKLLNLQRPLFAVVTPTSKSWKFIDLITELMKEREEFKKLHTQNK; from the coding sequence ATGTCTTTTACAAAAATAGATGAAAATAGTATAGAAAGACCCGAAGGAAAAAATTGCATTTTAGCATATGGGTATTCTCAAGAAGAAAATTCAATTATAAATGAATTTTCAAAAAAAATAGGAATAGAACATTTTATTCATATCCCTACTGAAAAAACACATCATACTTTAGAAGAATTAGTAATAAATAATCTAGATAATTCTACTTCAATATCTAAAATCAATGAAAAAGCTATTGTCTTTAACGCTGTTTCAGATAAAGAATTAAATGAATTTATTTCAAAATTTAAATTATTAAATTTACAAAGACCTCTTTTTGCAGTAGTTACACCTACTTCTAAATCATGGAAATTTATTGATTTAATTACAGAATTAATGAAAGAAAGAGAAGAATTTAAAAAATTACACACACAAAACAAATAA
- a CDS encoding YeiH family protein: MIYGILLSIFLGILATIFSFFIPGIGSVAIAIFLGILVRNLFLKNQSFIKGVNLTEKKLLPIAIMLLGTELNFTILMKLGLKSLIFITLMITITILTGAFISRFFGFNKKFGLLLGTGNAVCGSSAIAATAPILEADDESIGLSIAAVNLMGTFGIFFMPIIGSIVGFSDLQKGTLIGGTLQAVGQVVASGFSVNNNVGAIATAIKMGRVLSLGIVIIILDLIMSKEKIKLENKNSKFNIIKIPYFIIGFFVLSIISSINIFPIYIINFINRIGKWLLVFSMAAVGLKINFSALIEKGKKLILLELLIEIVQIFSAILLIKIIF, from the coding sequence ATGATTTATGGAATTTTGTTATCTATTTTTTTAGGAATTTTAGCAACAATTTTTTCTTTTTTTATTCCAGGAATAGGAAGTGTAGCTATTGCTATTTTTTTAGGAATTTTAGTAAGAAATTTATTTTTAAAAAATCAATCTTTTATAAAAGGAGTAAATTTAACTGAAAAAAAACTTTTACCAATTGCTATAATGCTTTTAGGAACTGAATTAAATTTTACTATCTTAATGAAATTAGGATTAAAATCTCTTATTTTTATAACTTTAATGATAACTATTACTATTTTAACAGGAGCATTTATAAGTAGATTCTTTGGCTTTAATAAAAAGTTTGGGTTACTTTTAGGTACTGGAAATGCAGTTTGTGGTTCATCAGCAATAGCAGCTACTGCACCTATTTTAGAAGCAGATGATGAAAGTATTGGTTTATCTATTGCTGCAGTAAATTTAATGGGAACATTTGGAATATTTTTTATGCCTATTATCGGTTCAATCGTCGGTTTTAGTGATTTACAAAAAGGTACATTAATTGGAGGTACATTACAAGCTGTTGGTCAAGTTGTAGCTTCTGGATTTTCTGTAAATAATAATGTTGGAGCCATAGCAACAGCAATTAAAATGGGAAGAGTACTAAGTTTAGGAATTGTTATAATTATATTAGACTTAATAATGTCAAAAGAAAAAATTAAGCTAGAAAATAAAAATTCTAAATTTAATATCATAAAAATTCCATATTTTATTATAGGATTTTTTGTTTTAAGTATAATTTCATCAATAAATATATTCCCTATATATATCATAAATTTTATTAATAGAATTGGAAAATGGTTATTAGTATTTTCTATGGCTGCAGTTGGATTAAAAATAAATTTTTCTGCATTAATAGAAAAAGGAAAGAAATTAATTTTATTAGAATTATTAATAGAAATAGTTCAAATTTTTTCAGCTATTTTATTGATTAAAATAATATTTTAA
- a CDS encoding CCA tRNA nucleotidyltransferase, with product MNNLKINNLKFNKIINLIIENNGIPFLTGGYIRDYFLEIKEKDYDIEVYNITFNDLYSLLKSLYPKTKIVGKKYPIILLDNIEISTNNNIYNSINRRDFSINSIYYNLKTNKFIDFSNGLIDLKNKIIKLNNLDNIKKDPIRIFRAVYLYSKYNFHIDSKTAKTIKNSVQLIKTEKKERIFNEFEKIFNNVDNISKAIKYLNDLKIFNVLFSDFNFKNNILFSLNRLKKKNTSIILAILFFYTDKKILKNNLKKITNNKTLFNNIYSLTFYYSHFNSLYNNFDLTKLKRIVISTNFDNLLTLYSAINNINSNNIKIKKILNNYNMKKSDLSPIIQGKDLLKYYPNLNQKYYGKILKILYNMQLNNLFNTHLKGLELCYKLINNRYIFINKI from the coding sequence ATGAATAATTTAAAAATTAATAATTTGAAATTTAATAAAATTATAAACTTAATTATAGAAAATAATGGAATTCCTTTTCTTACTGGTGGATATATTCGAGATTATTTTTTAGAAATTAAAGAAAAAGATTATGATATTGAAGTCTATAACATCACATTTAATGACCTTTATTCTCTCTTAAAATCATTATATCCAAAAACAAAAATTGTTGGAAAAAAATATCCTATTATTTTATTAGATAATATAGAAATATCTACAAATAATAATATTTATAATTCTATTAATAGAAGAGATTTTTCAATTAATAGTATTTATTACAATCTTAAAACAAATAAATTTATTGATTTTTCCAATGGCCTTATAGATTTAAAAAACAAAATAATCAAATTAAATAATTTAGATAATATAAAAAAAGACCCTATTCGAATTTTTAGAGCTGTTTATTTATATTCAAAATACAATTTTCATATTGACTCTAAAACCGCTAAAACTATAAAAAACTCTGTTCAATTAATAAAAACAGAAAAAAAAGAAAGAATATTTAATGAATTTGAAAAAATTTTTAATAATGTAGATAATATTTCAAAAGCTATAAAATATTTAAATGATTTAAAAATTTTTAATGTTTTATTTTCTGATTTTAATTTTAAAAATAATATTTTATTTTCTTTAAATAGACTAAAAAAGAAAAACACCTCAATAATTTTAGCTATTTTATTTTTTTATACAGATAAAAAAATACTAAAAAACAATTTAAAAAAAATTACTAATAATAAAACTCTTTTTAATAATATTTACTCTTTAACTTTTTATTACTCACATTTTAATTCTTTATATAATAATTTTGACTTAACAAAACTAAAAAGAATTGTTATTTCTACTAATTTTGACAATCTTTTAACTCTATATTCTGCTATTAATAATATTAATTCAAATAATATAAAAATAAAAAAAATACTAAATAATTATAATATGAAAAAATCTGATTTATCTCCTATTATTCAAGGAAAAGATTTATTAAAATATTATCCTAATCTTAATCAAAAATATTATGGAAAAATATTAAAAATACTTTATAATATGCAACTTAATAATCTTTTTAATACACATTTGAAAGGCTTAGAATTATGTTATAAATTAATAAACAATCGATATATTTTTATAAACAAAATATAA
- a CDS encoding deoxynucleoside kinase, with protein MKSYYKNFFNNLDLGEKTMSGAVCLDGVVGVGKSTLGELLSEEFGIKFFREPVINNPFLDKFYHDKKRYSFPLQVFFLNKRFSMIKEASKLDDCIMDRSIYGDVIFSRMLMEDGEMSIENFAVYEELLSNMLRYIEKPKLMIYMKTSVDNAIKKIKERGRDYELIVDRSYWESLNKHYEEYFNSYNLSDLIILDMDKLDPRDNLKDREYIFNLIREKLNK; from the coding sequence ATGAAAAGTTATTACAAAAATTTTTTTAACAATTTAGACTTAGGAGAAAAAACTATGAGTGGAGCAGTATGTTTAGATGGTGTTGTTGGTGTTGGGAAAAGTACTTTAGGAGAATTATTATCAGAAGAATTTGGAATAAAATTTTTTAGAGAACCTGTTATTAATAATCCTTTTTTAGATAAATTTTATCATGATAAAAAAAGATATTCTTTTCCTTTACAAGTATTTTTTTTAAATAAACGATTTTCTATGATTAAAGAAGCTTCAAAGCTTGATGATTGTATAATGGATAGAAGTATATATGGCGATGTTATTTTTTCTAGAATGCTTATGGAAGATGGAGAAATGAGTATAGAAAATTTTGCTGTTTATGAGGAACTTTTATCAAACATGCTTAGATATATAGAAAAACCAAAACTTATGATATATATGAAAACTAGTGTAGATAATGCAATAAAAAAAATAAAAGAACGTGGTAGAGATTATGAACTTATTGTAGATAGAAGCTATTGGGAAAGTTTAAATAAACATTATGAAGAATATTTTAATAGCTATAATTTATCTGATTTAATAATTTTAGATATGGATAAACTTGATCCTAGAGACAATTTAAAAGATAGAGAATATATTTTTAATCTTATTAGAGAAAAATTAAATAAATAA
- a CDS encoding GNAT family N-acetyltransferase: MNKNNFIFESKRCIVRNFIEKDIDEFIKYRNNLEWMKYQDYKGLTKEQYIKDLLPKKHLKFGVQLAIINKETNTLIGDIFLLQEKKSFWLGYTINPNYQKKGYISEVVISCIDWIFSKGNYRIMANVHKDNTPSINLLEKLNFKKIKEKTEEYIYQYKKD; this comes from the coding sequence TTGAATAAAAATAATTTTATTTTTGAATCAAAAAGATGTATTGTAAGAAATTTTATTGAAAAAGATATCGATGAATTTATAAAATATAGAAATAATCTTGAATGGATGAAATATCAAGATTATAAAGGTCTTACAAAAGAACAATATATAAAAGATTTACTCCCAAAAAAACATTTAAAATTTGGAGTTCAATTAGCAATAATTAACAAGGAAACTAATACTCTCATTGGAGATATTTTTTTATTACAAGAAAAAAAATCATTTTGGTTAGGGTATACAATTAATCCCAATTATCAAAAAAAAGGCTATATTTCAGAAGTTGTTATTTCTTGTATTGATTGGATATTTTCTAAAGGTAATTATAGAATAATGGCTAATGTACATAAAGATAACACACCTTCAATAAATTTATTAGAAAAACTTAATTTTAAAAAAATAAAAGAAAAAACTGAGGAATATATTTATCAATATAAAAAAGATTAG
- a CDS encoding TolC family protein — MKKVIMLIFIISSLSYATELTLNKSLEIAIKNNLSIRSLKVDNKNLEKDLEITENNKYGDIKYNVNASTDISKTSYSTSILYSQPIFTGGKITEKINIAKYNVRKGEITENNIISQISTNVIDKYIEALNYKKKIDYYENSIEELKNEYKKIKLKYENKKATKMDLLQIEANILSKESELIDISNQYEISIQNIKNLLNIENDFDVTDFDVEINNIDYENDLNKIINTNEVKTKEIELKIAESNLKIDKAAYLPEVNLDLSYGGNGNNITDSVKNAEVNIGVSISGTLFDFNETKNNIYIAKKDIEKINIEKEKEIDDLQLTLKTSYLNIKRINKSIISKEKEIELKTEIFKLNKIKYENNQLTLEDYLNSENDLLLSQLKLVELKTTLYTEYQNYLDTIN, encoded by the coding sequence ATGAAAAAAGTTATTATGTTAATTTTTATAATTAGTAGTTTATCCTATGCAACAGAACTAACATTAAATAAATCATTAGAGATAGCTATTAAAAATAATTTAAGCATTAGATCATTAAAAGTTGACAATAAAAATCTCGAAAAAGATTTAGAAATAACAGAAAATAATAAGTATGGTGATATAAAATATAATGTAAATGCATCAACAGATATATCCAAAACATCGTATTCAACATCGATATTGTATTCACAACCTATTTTTACTGGAGGAAAAATAACAGAGAAAATAAATATAGCTAAATATAATGTGAGAAAAGGAGAAATAACAGAAAATAATATTATTTCTCAAATTTCAACGAATGTAATTGATAAATATATAGAAGCTCTAAATTATAAGAAGAAAATAGATTATTATGAAAACAGTATAGAAGAATTAAAGAACGAATATAAAAAAATAAAATTAAAATATGAAAATAAAAAAGCAACTAAAATGGATCTTCTTCAAATAGAAGCCAATATTTTAAGTAAAGAAAGTGAACTTATAGATATATCAAATCAATATGAAATATCTATTCAAAATATAAAAAATTTATTAAATATTGAAAATGATTTTGATGTAACAGATTTTGATGTAGAGATAAATAATATTGATTATGAAAATGATTTAAATAAAATAATAAATACAAATGAAGTAAAAACAAAAGAAATAGAATTAAAAATAGCAGAAAGCAATCTTAAAATAGATAAAGCAGCCTATTTACCAGAGGTTAATCTTGATTTAAGTTACGGTGGAAATGGAAATAATATAACAGATTCTGTAAAAAATGCAGAGGTTAATATAGGAGTTAGTATAAGTGGAACTTTATTTGATTTTAATGAAACAAAAAACAATATATATATAGCCAAGAAGGATATAGAAAAAATAAATATTGAAAAAGAAAAAGAGATAGATGATTTGCAACTGACATTAAAAACATCATATTTAAATATAAAAAGAATAAATAAATCAATTATTTCAAAAGAGAAAGAAATAGAATTAAAAACAGAAATATTTAAATTGAATAAAATAAAATATGAAAATAATCAATTAACATTAGAAGATTATTTAAATAGTGAAAATGATTTATTATTATCACAACTTAAACTAGTAGAATTAAAAACAACTCTTTATACAGAATATCAAAACTATTTAGATACAATAAATTAG